Part of the Bacillus sp. N1-1 genome, TGGGTTGGCTTCTTAGTTTGTTGCTTGTTTTGCAGCATTGACTTGTTCATCAGCATGATAAGAAGAACGTACCATTGGACCCGATTCACAGTGCTTAAATCCTTTTTCCAATGCGATATCCTTTAACTCAAGAAATTCTTGTGGTGTCCAATATTTTTCAACTTTTAAATGCTTTTTCGAAGGTTGTAAGTATTGGCCAAGCGTAACGATATCAACGTCGTGTGCGCGAAGATCGTCCAATGTTTGAATGATTTCCTCTTTTGTTTCACCTAGTCCCAGCATAATGCTTGATTTTGTCGGAATCTCAGGATTCATTTCCTTGGCACGCTGAAGAAACTCGAGAGTACGACGATATTTTGCACGTGCACGCACTCTTGGCGTTAAACGCTCCACTGTTTCAATATTATGATTCATGATGTCCGGTTTTGCATCCATAAGCGTTTCAAGCGCTTCGTATTGACCACCCATATCAGAAGGAAGAACTTCAATTGAGCAGAATGGATTTTTTCTACGAATGGCTCGAACCGTTTCAGCAAATACAGCTGCGCCGCCATCTTTCAAATCATCTCGCGCTACTGCCGTAATAACGACATGCTTTAAGCCCATTTGTTCAACCGAATCTGCAACACGCTCTGGTTCTGCCCAATCCAGTTCTGTTGGAAGACCTGTTTTAACCGCACAGAAACGGCATGCGCGCGTACAAACATCGCCAAGAATCATAAATGTCGCTGTTTTACGTACAGCCCAGCACTCATGAATATTAGGACAACGCGCTTCTTCACAGACCGTATGTAGTTTCTTCTCACGCATCATCTTTTTAAGACCTTTATAGTTCTCATTCGTATTTAATTTTATTTTCAACCATTCGGGTTTTCTTAGATACTCTTCTTTCTTACTCAATACATTCACCTCACCTATCGCTTTTCTGTATTAAAGAATACCATAGATAACCCTTCGATTTCCATAAAAAGTGCGAATCTCATGACGATTAAGACTTTAGACCTTCCATTATTTAGATCTAATGTTTTGCGATTTGAAATGCAAACTAAGTGTAATGACAAATAAAGAAAGGAGAAGAAACGCTTGAAAAAATACAGTTTTCTTATCCTTGTTCTTTTCTTTCTCATACCAGCTACTGTTTTTTCTGCTGAAGTAGATGAAGATAAATTAAGGAACGAACGCATGATGTTGTTTCATAAAATGGAAGCCGTAACGCACGTTCCGTGGTATCTTTACGCCGGAATAGATCAATATGAACGAAGCATTAGGCGATCTCAAAAAGATATTCCTCGTGAAAAAGGAGCTGTAGCCATTTACATTACTCCAGAAAAATGGACGGGCGCAGCAAATCCGAATAAAGAAGATACGAGCACAGAGTCGATTTCGTTTTTTGGCGGCATTGGACTTGATGGGAACGGAGACGGAAAAGCAGAACGAACGAATGATGAAGATCTTCTTTATACAATTGGTGACTTCTTGCAAAAATACGGCACTTCGTTCGAAGACTTACAAATTGGATTATGGGACTTTTATCACCGCGATCAGGCGGTTCGAACCATTTCAAGCAATAGTGCTGTTTACAAACGATTCGAAACGCTAAAGCTTGATAAACATGCCTTTCCAGTCCCTCTGCACGCTAACTACAGCTACCGAAGCACGTGGGGTGACCGACGTGGTTGGGGAGGCCTTCGCATTCATGAAGGAACAGATATTTTTGCTTCCTATGGTGTTGGCGTTAAAGCCACAAGTTATGGAACCGTTGAAACAAAAGGATGGAATGAATACGGTGGTTGGCGGATTGGTATCCGGGACATTGATGGGAATTACCACTACTATGCACACCTAAACGGTTTTGAAAAAGGAATTGAGAAGGGAAGCGTTGTTCAGCCTGGTGAAATCATTGGCTACGTTGGTAGCTCAGGATATGGCCCTAAAGGAACAGCCGGGAAATTTCCACCGCACCTGCATTACGGCATTTATAAAGATAATGGAAGGACAGAATGGTCATATGATCCATATCCTTCTTTACGACTTTGGGAACGCCAGGAAAGAGCGCGAAAAAAATCCTAAAAAAGAAGAACTAGCGCGCTAGTTCTTCTTTTAATTTTATTGTTTTTTTGAGACTCTAACAGCATTTAGAATACTTGCTGCAAGACCACCCCAGATAATGACCATTCCAACAATCATCATAAAGATCGCGCTACCACCCATATTAGCTTACCTCCTTATACTTTTGCTGCTCTACTTTCGCATCCCATTTCTTTAGGCTGAATAGAATTCCAACCAGAATGGCGAATCCTGCGACAGCCCAGCCGCTATAAAGGATGAAGCCGTTTGAGTAACCTTCATAGTTTCCAGTAGGCGTATCAAATTGACGAAGAAGATTCGTTTTAAACAGATCAAACATCATGTATCCAAGTACTAGCGGAGTAATGACGCCTAGACAAGCTTTCCACCAGTACTTCAGCGAAATATCTGAAATGCCGTTTGCATGTGTTTCAAGCGTATTAAGCTCACGAAGCACCCAAGCAACTACGACTACTTCAACAAGACCAACAAACGCAATACCGAACTGGTTAATGAAGTAATCCGCTGCATCTAGGAAGAACAATCCGCCTTGAGTCGCAAATAAAATGGAGATAATGGAAGAAATTCCTCCACCGATTAAAACAGCTTTTGTACGAGAGATCCCGAACTTCTCAGAAACCCCTGCAACGTACGTTTCTGAAATGGAAATAAGTGAAGACAATCCAGCAAGTACAAGTGATGCAAAGAACAGGAATCCAAACAAACCGTTCAATGCTGGGAACTCATTAATAATTTGCGGGAAGACAACGAAAGCTAGTCCTACGCCACCGCTCACTACTTCACCAACGCTAAGTCCTTGCTGTTGTGCCATAAAACCTAGCGCAGAGAATACACCAATACCAGCAAGAAGTTCGAATGCCGAGTTACCGAAACCAGTAATAAAGGCGTTATTCGTAATATCTGACTTCTTAGGTAAGTAACTAGAATAAGTAATCATAATAGCAAAAGCAATCGATAAACTAAAGAAGATTTGTCCATATGCTGCAACCCAAACACTACCAGACGTAATGCTGTCAAAATTCGGTGTAAAGAAAGCATTTAGTCCTTCAGCAGCACCAGGAAGTGTCACTGCTCGGATGACAATAATTAAGAAAAGAACAATTAAAGTAGGAATAAAAATTTTGTTTGCACGCTCAATTCCTTTTTTTACACCGGCAAGAAGAACGCCTAATGTGATAATCCATACAGCAATTAACGGAAGAAACACGCCTGGTACAATACTACCTGTTTGTCCAGGATCAACCGTCAATTTCAAATAGTCATTAAAAAGGAACGCTTCTGTATCTGAACCCCAGCTCTGGTTAAAAGCAAAATAGCTATACGAGATCGCCCACGCAATAATAACGGCGTAGTATGTCGAGATAACAAAGGCAACAATAACGCCCCACCAGCCAAGCCATTCCATCTTTTTATTCATTCTAAAGAACGAAAGTGGCGCTGATCCACGGAACTTATGCCCTATTGTAAATTCAAGAATTAAAATTGGGATTCCAGCTGTTAGTAATGCAAATAAATAAGGTATAAAAAATGCCCCGCCACCATTGTCATAAGCAACAGCCGGAAATCTCCAAATGTTTCCTAGACCTATTGCTGATCCAACTGCGGCTAAAATAAATCCAGCCCTCGTTCCCCATTGCGCACGATTTTCCAAATGAATTACCCCCTTGAACAAAATTAAACCCTTTTCACTATAAGCCCCCTTCCAGAAAAAGGTTAAGACTTTTAAGTAAATTCAGATTATTTTGTTTATAGTATATCTAGTACGTATGTCCTTGTCAAAACAATCTTTTTTCTTTTTTGGTATGAATCGTTCAATTTTTCATGGAAATCTCTCTATTTTTGTGTAAAAACATAAAAAAACAGGAGGAAATACCTCCTGTTCCATTACTATTTTGCTGCTTCAACCGGTCTGTTGGCATATTTTGCTTTCAGCATAAAAGCGAGAATTCCAAAGAAAATGGCTGTTACAATGAATCCAATAATTGCACTACCTGTAAATCCTAAAACAAGGTAGCCAAGCAATGATATTCCTGCTATGAGCAAGGCATAAGGCAACTGAGTCATCACATGATCGATATGGTGACTTCCTGCACCTGTAGAAGAAAGAATGGTTGTATCTGAAATCGGTGAACAATGATCACCGAATACAGCTCCGGCAAGGACAGCTGCAAGAACTGGCAGCATGTAAGTAGGATCGGTTGCCGCAGCAATCTCACCCGCGATTGGAAGCATGATGCCAAATGTTCCCCATGACGTACCTGTTGCAAAGGCCATTACTCCTGCAAGCAAGAATAAAATGGCGGGCAAGAAGCCGATCATAATGTGGTCATTTACTAGACCTGCAAGATACTTTCCTGTTCCAAGACTTCCAATAATCTCAATTAGCGTCCACGCAAAGAAAAGAATGTATACCGCCGGAAGCATTGACTTAATTCCTTCCCATATTCCTTTACCAAGCACGGAACCGCCCATTCGTTTCATAAAGAAGAAAATGAGAGAGGTTGCAAGCCCAATTAATCCACCATATAGAAGCGATGCGGCAACATCCGTGTTTTCAAAAATCGACAGAGCGGTTACTGCTGTATCTGTTCCGCTCACTGCCTGAATGCCTGTAATAATCATAAACGCCACAGTTCCTGCAATCAGCATAATGATCGGCCATGCAAGATCTGCTACTTTACCTTTTTCACTTTCAGGAAGACCCGTTGTTTGACCAGGTACGGCTCCTTGGTCGGGATCAAGAACCTCTCCAGTTTTCTGGGCACGATCTTCATGAACCTTCATTGCTTTTAAATTGATATCAAAATAACTCACAAAGAAAACCATGGCTAGAGCAAAGAGGGCGTATAAGTTCATTGGAATCATTCTGATAAACGCTTCTAATGCGCCAACACCTGTAATACTATGTGTCGCTAGTACGCCACCAATAAGTGCGATAATATAAGCACCCCAGCTTGAAATCGGGGAGATAATACACATCGGTGCTGCAGTGGAGTCAATAATATAAGCAAGTTTTGCCCTTGATACATTATGCCTGTCCGTAATCGGTCGACTCACATTACCAACGGCTAGCGAATTAAAGTAATCATCAATAAAAATAATAATACCAAATACGGCTGTTACAAGCTGTGCGCCAACTCTTGTTTTGACGCGTTTCATCGCCCATTCACCAAAGGCACGACTACCACCTGAGATCGAGATAAAGGCTGTCATCATTCCTAATAAAAGTAAGAAGAAAATAATGTACATGTTCCAAGTATTTAAGCCACCGCTCTCAGAATCAATAAAAATCCCTTTCACGATTGTATAAATCTCGTTTAATGATCCTGGCACACTCCAATTGTTGATCATAAGTGCACCAAGAATAATGCCCACTCCAAGTGAAGGAAGCACTTTCCTTGTCACCACTACCATTAGCAAAGCTATGAGCGGTGGAATAATGGATAGAATTGAATTCTCCATGAATATCCTCCTAATAAATAAATGATTGTCATGCAAACCGGAATGGACGCCTACCCCTCAGCCGCTTGTTTCTGAACGCAAAAAAAGCGAGCAATGATAGGATTGGTCCTATCATTGCTCGCTTCACCGAGTCAATGTTAAGTGTCCACCCCGATCAGTAGTTCTCCATTACAAGTTAGACTCATAATGACAGTTCGACACTTTTTCAATGCCGCCCCAACATAAATAATGTGACCGTTATTTATGCTTCGGCAGATCTCCCTTTCGATGCTGATCATTGGTGTCATTCTCCCAACACGTACTCATGAGGATCTGCTCCTCTACCTCATCGTATAAGATAAGGAACAATATTAAGTTCAGTTTTAAAGTATACCTTACTTTCTCTCATTCTGCAATTGTAGATTATTCCATATCATCAATTTGAATAGATGGAGTAGGTAACCCACCTTCTGAACCATTGTTATAGAAATTTGGTACTTCACCTGGAATAATCGTTAATAAAACGGGAATATCCGTCGTCACCACATCAGAATCCGTAGCAAATGGGATAACGATTTTTACTTTCACTTCAATGTGAACCCGAATGTCGACAGAAATATTATTAATACCAACTGGTTCAATTGTACTTTTATAGTCAGACTTCACTTCACCGATCGCTGTGAAACGTACAGGAACTTTTGGTCCCATATTGGCAAGTAACGTGTTATCAAACGCCTGACCAATTGGAATATAATGAATGATCCCATTATCCAACGATGTTTGATCATCCACTTCAAGCTCCACACCATTTTGTTCAGCCCAGTAATCTAACGTTCCGTCTTCCACACTTTTTAGAAATCGCTGTACTTTTTCAGTTGATTGGGCAAGCACCTGAGTAACTGCCCTTTGATTAATCTGAACTCGCACCAACTTTCCTTCATTGTCAGTTACTTCTTTTATTAACGAATCTTGATAATTATCTACTTCTTCAGCCATCTTCTGATTAATGGCTTCGTTAATCGCTATTGTTGCGATCCGATTCGTCTCTGTACGGGCAATTTCAATCAGTGTAGGCTTTATTCCTTTCTCAACAATCCATAGCCCTTGGACCGTCATAAAAATGAATAGTAGGAAGGAGATGACAAACACATAACGAAAGGGAAGCGGCCCCTTTCTAAAGAATTTTCTACGAGTTCGAAACAACATGAACCCTCCCTTCTCTTCCTCATGTATATGCCATGAAAGAGAGAAGTATGGACAATTTCTCCAGAATTCTGCTTCCCTAGTAAGTGATTTTTAGTAAAAAAGAAAAAAGCCTAAGCAAGGATGCTACGGCTTTTTTCACATCATCTTCAGCATGGCATCTTTGCCCTTTGTGCCGACTTTAATGCCTCGCGCTTCTGCTTCAAGCGTAACAGATTCAAGTGGGGCATCAAGCAGCTGATCAATCGATCTTACGCCTACAGCTCTTCCTGCAATAATCTTCCGGTCACTTAACTTCTCATTAAGTAAGGCAACATCCAGTGCGCCACACATGATATAGCCATTTTTGTTCATGACCGCTAGAAAATTTGTTTTTGGAAGCTGCATACTAACTGCTGTAAACGGATGACCGTCAATCATGATTGGTGTCATAGTGATCACGTCATTCCCGCCTCCTGACCTGAATGAATATCACTATATCTATATGAAACCAACAGCATGTTTGACAATCATACGTACAAAGTTTTAATGCCTATTCTCAAGACGCCAGGCAAGAAGATCACGAAGCATTTCAGGAAGATAATACTTCTTCTTTGCGTGCTTCATTTGTGGATAGAATTTACCAAACGTGAACATATCAGCTGTGGCCACGGCATATTCTTGATCAGATATGAGTGGATGACCATTATGAAGAACGTCAGTGACATGACGAAGCCCGTCTTCCATCTCAACCGTCGTCACTTCCAGACCGTCGAATGCCATGATGCCCATCACTTCTCCTCTGAATCCTAGTCCTTTAAAACTTAATTTCACGATTTCATCTGACATGGCGTGGGAAATGATTTCGCGTAACTCACTTCCTCTTAAGATCACTTTACAAGGATTTACGGGATGAGGACAAATGCGGTGGAGATCTTCTCGTGAGACGTGACCTTCTGATAACCCATCAAGGAGCATTCCTGCATTAATCATGCCAATATCTGCATGACACCATTCTCGAAGGGCAGCGGCTAATTCATCCGCTAAAACCGACCGTTGAAACCACTCAGATTCAAGAGGCTGCTCAAGTCGACAGACAACTTCTTCTAGCATCGACTGTGCTTCTGTACTTAATCGCTGAATCATTTCAAAAGTTGGGCGATCTTCTTTCCGATTTCGAACAGAAATCGCATAAGCCTCTTTATCCGTAATCTCCCTTGTGTCCATATCGATGCAAACGGTCACTTCTCCAACGTAATTCCCGTTTTTCCCTGCCTGTGTAATGAGCGTGTCCTCTACAAGCATCCCATGCTTTAATACATGATGGGTATGAGCACCGATAATAATATCAATGCCATTCATTTCTCGGGCCATTTGTTCGTCATTGCCTAGTCCCATATGAGACATCAGCACGACAACATCTGATTGTTGACGTACTTCATCGATCATGGCTTGCAGAAAATCATATGGCGAATCGATTTTCCAACCTAATAGCGAGTAAAATTGCTCATACGGAATCGTAATGCCAATAATCCCCACTTTCACACCATTTAACTCATGAATTTTATAAGGGGCCGCCCATGCGGGTCTTGTGCCGTCTTGATGATAGAGGTTCGCCACAATCACCTCAAAGCTAGCCTCAGTATAAAGCGCTTCAAGCTCTTTTTTTGAAAACGTAATGCCTTCATTATTACCAATTGTAGCGTAATCGTATTGAAGATCATTTAACAGCTGAACGTTGCCTTTTCCAACCATTCCCTCAGTCATTGGATGAACCTTGTCAGAGTGGTCCCCTAAATCGAGAAGGAGATAGGGTGTGCCTTGAAGCTCGTGCATGCGCTTCTTCTCTTTGAGATAGGACGACACCTTGGACCAGTTTTCGAAATGACTGTGAAGATCGTTCGTATAATAAAATTGTAATGTTCTAGAAGTCAAGACACTCTTCCTTTCTTACCCCATCGTTCCCTGCCAGATAAGCCGGACACCGACAATAATTAACATCCATCTTAAAATCACAACGATGGTTTTGTCCGAAAGTTTCTGGTTAATAAACGAGCCGCACTTTGCTCCAATCCAGGCCCCTGGAATTAATCCGAGTAGTAAAAACCACTGAATGTTACCAAGCGCTAAATGCGTCAGGGTACCTGTTATACTTGAAAGAAAAATCATAAACATAGAGGTCGCAACCGCAACTGTTGTCGGAAATCCAAATAAGAGAATCATCGCCGGTACCATGAGAGACCCGCCACCTATTCCAAAAAGACCGGAAATGACCCCAACAACGAACGAAACCATCACAGCTGCAAGAGCAGAAAAGGTATAGTTTACTTGCACTCCATCTGAATCCGTATACGAGCGTTGAAATTGTCCATTCAACTTCATCGGACGTAAACGGTTCCTTACCATTAATAATATGGAAACAAGCACCATAAATACCCCAAAATAAATGGAAAAATAATCTACCTGTATAAATTTATTCAGCCATGCCCCCAGAATCGCTCCTGGACCACTGCCTAGAAAAAAAAGAGCGCCACTTTTATAATCCACGCTTTTCTTTTTCATATATGCGAGGGTAGAAGAGAGCCCAATAGCGACGAGGACAACGATTGAGCTCCCGACAATTTTTTGTGGTGATAATACTGGAAGCCAATTTGTGTACTGGTTAATGATAAGAAGCACAGGGACGATAATAATGCCCCCGCCAAGACCCACTAAGCTACCAATCGTACCAGCAGCTAGACCAATGATAAATAACAGTATCCACATCAGCATTGTATAGCTCCTTACAGATCAAAGAGATCAAGTTGCTTAGGATTTAAATTCGTATACTCAATTCCAAGCATTTGAATCATCCACTTTGCATTATTTGCAGCGTGACCACCTGAGTTATT contains:
- a CDS encoding Na+/H+ antiporter NhaC family protein, which codes for MENSILSIIPPLIALLMVVVTRKVLPSLGVGIILGALMINNWSVPGSLNEIYTIVKGIFIDSESGGLNTWNMYIIFFLLLLGMMTAFISISGGSRAFGEWAMKRVKTRVGAQLVTAVFGIIIFIDDYFNSLAVGNVSRPITDRHNVSRAKLAYIIDSTAAPMCIISPISSWGAYIIALIGGVLATHSITGVGALEAFIRMIPMNLYALFALAMVFFVSYFDINLKAMKVHEDRAQKTGEVLDPDQGAVPGQTTGLPESEKGKVADLAWPIIMLIAGTVAFMIITGIQAVSGTDTAVTALSIFENTDVAASLLYGGLIGLATSLIFFFMKRMGGSVLGKGIWEGIKSMLPAVYILFFAWTLIEIIGSLGTGKYLAGLVNDHIMIGFLPAILFLLAGVMAFATGTSWGTFGIMLPIAGEIAAATDPTYMLPVLAAVLAGAVFGDHCSPISDTTILSSTGAGSHHIDHVMTQLPYALLIAGISLLGYLVLGFTGSAIIGFIVTAIFFGILAFMLKAKYANRPVEAAK
- the lipA gene encoding lipoyl synthase, yielding MSKKEEYLRKPEWLKIKLNTNENYKGLKKMMREKKLHTVCEEARCPNIHECWAVRKTATFMILGDVCTRACRFCAVKTGLPTELDWAEPERVADSVEQMGLKHVVITAVARDDLKDGGAAVFAETVRAIRRKNPFCSIEVLPSDMGGQYEALETLMDAKPDIMNHNIETVERLTPRVRARAKYRRTLEFLQRAKEMNPEIPTKSSIMLGLGETKEEIIQTLDDLRAHDVDIVTLGQYLQPSKKHLKVEKYWTPQEFLELKDIALEKGFKHCESGPMVRSSYHADEQVNAAKQATN
- a CDS encoding sulfite exporter TauE/SafE family protein → MMWILLFIIGLAAGTIGSLVGLGGGIIIVPVLLIINQYTNWLPVLSPQKIVGSSIVVLVAIGLSSTLAYMKKKSVDYKSGALFFLGSGPGAILGAWLNKFIQVDYFSIYFGVFMVLVSILLMVRNRLRPMKLNGQFQRSYTDSDGVQVNYTFSALAAVMVSFVVGVISGLFGIGGGSLMVPAMILLFGFPTTVAVATSMFMIFLSSITGTLTHLALGNIQWFLLLGLIPGAWIGAKCGSFINQKLSDKTIVVILRWMLIIVGVRLIWQGTMG
- a CDS encoding sodium-dependent transporter — its product is MENRAQWGTRAGFILAAVGSAIGLGNIWRFPAVAYDNGGGAFFIPYLFALLTAGIPILILEFTIGHKFRGSAPLSFFRMNKKMEWLGWWGVIVAFVISTYYAVIIAWAISYSYFAFNQSWGSDTEAFLFNDYLKLTVDPGQTGSIVPGVFLPLIAVWIITLGVLLAGVKKGIERANKIFIPTLIVLFLIIVIRAVTLPGAAEGLNAFFTPNFDSITSGSVWVAAYGQIFFSLSIAFAIMITYSSYLPKKSDITNNAFITGFGNSAFELLAGIGVFSALGFMAQQQGLSVGEVVSGGVGLAFVVFPQIINEFPALNGLFGFLFFASLVLAGLSSLISISETYVAGVSEKFGISRTKAVLIGGGISSIISILFATQGGLFFLDAADYFINQFGIAFVGLVEVVVVAWVLRELNTLETHANGISDISLKYWWKACLGVITPLVLGYMMFDLFKTNLLRQFDTPTGNYEGYSNGFILYSGWAVAGFAILVGILFSLKKWDAKVEQQKYKEVS
- a CDS encoding DUF1805 domain-containing protein: MITMTPIMIDGHPFTAVSMQLPKTNFLAVMNKNGYIMCGALDVALLNEKLSDRKIIAGRAVGVRSIDQLLDAPLESVTLEAEARGIKVGTKGKDAMLKMM
- the yunB gene encoding sporulation protein YunB encodes the protein MFRTRRKFFRKGPLPFRYVFVISFLLFIFMTVQGLWIVEKGIKPTLIEIARTETNRIATIAINEAINQKMAEEVDNYQDSLIKEVTDNEGKLVRVQINQRAVTQVLAQSTEKVQRFLKSVEDGTLDYWAEQNGVELEVDDQTSLDNGIIHYIPIGQAFDNTLLANMGPKVPVRFTAIGEVKSDYKSTIEPVGINNISVDIRVHIEVKVKIVIPFATDSDVVTTDIPVLLTIIPGEVPNFYNNGSEGGLPTPSIQIDDME
- a CDS encoding M23 family metallopeptidase, with amino-acid sequence MKKYSFLILVLFFLIPATVFSAEVDEDKLRNERMMLFHKMEAVTHVPWYLYAGIDQYERSIRRSQKDIPREKGAVAIYITPEKWTGAANPNKEDTSTESISFFGGIGLDGNGDGKAERTNDEDLLYTIGDFLQKYGTSFEDLQIGLWDFYHRDQAVRTISSNSAVYKRFETLKLDKHAFPVPLHANYSYRSTWGDRRGWGGLRIHEGTDIFASYGVGVKATSYGTVETKGWNEYGGWRIGIRDIDGNYHYYAHLNGFEKGIEKGSVVQPGEIIGYVGSSGYGPKGTAGKFPPHLHYGIYKDNGRTEWSYDPYPSLRLWERQERARKKS
- a CDS encoding methionine/alanine import family NSS transporter small subunit, whose translation is MGGSAIFMMIVGMVIIWGGLAASILNAVRVSKKQ
- a CDS encoding bifunctional UDP-sugar hydrolase/5'-nucleotidase; the protein is MTSRTLQFYYTNDLHSHFENWSKVSSYLKEKKRMHELQGTPYLLLDLGDHSDKVHPMTEGMVGKGNVQLLNDLQYDYATIGNNEGITFSKKELEALYTEASFEVIVANLYHQDGTRPAWAAPYKIHELNGVKVGIIGITIPYEQFYSLLGWKIDSPYDFLQAMIDEVRQQSDVVVLMSHMGLGNDEQMAREMNGIDIIIGAHTHHVLKHGMLVEDTLITQAGKNGNYVGEVTVCIDMDTREITDKEAYAISVRNRKEDRPTFEMIQRLSTEAQSMLEEVVCRLEQPLESEWFQRSVLADELAAALREWCHADIGMINAGMLLDGLSEGHVSREDLHRICPHPVNPCKVILRGSELREIISHAMSDEIVKLSFKGLGFRGEVMGIMAFDGLEVTTVEMEDGLRHVTDVLHNGHPLISDQEYAVATADMFTFGKFYPQMKHAKKKYYLPEMLRDLLAWRLENRH